A portion of the Halalkalicoccus tibetensis genome contains these proteins:
- a CDS encoding translation initiation factor IF-2 subunit alpha, whose translation MKYSGWPNPGELVVGKIEEIEDFGVFVDLLEYEDKQGLIHISEVASGWIKNVRDHVRVGQTVVCKVLEVDKGSQQIDLSYKDVNEHQRKETIQRWKNDQKADNWMTIAFGEDVDDETYTAVANELIDVHGGLYEGFEQAAIHGHKALTETDLSEEEVEAIVETARENVSVPYVTVTGYVDLVCSAEGGVDAVKEALQAAEGNGEVGNEIDLEVTYVGAPEYRIRVQAPNYKTAESELEESAARASEAIAELGGSGEFHRERRTDDE comes from the coding sequence ATGAAGTACAGCGGCTGGCCGAACCCGGGAGAGCTCGTCGTCGGCAAGATCGAGGAGATCGAGGACTTCGGCGTCTTCGTCGACCTGCTCGAGTACGAGGACAAACAGGGGCTGATCCACATCTCCGAGGTCGCCTCGGGCTGGATCAAGAACGTCCGCGATCACGTTCGCGTCGGTCAGACCGTCGTCTGTAAGGTCCTCGAGGTCGACAAGGGCTCCCAGCAGATCGACCTCTCGTATAAGGACGTCAACGAGCACCAGCGAAAGGAGACCATCCAGCGCTGGAAGAACGACCAGAAGGCCGACAACTGGATGACGATCGCCTTCGGCGAGGACGTCGACGACGAGACCTACACCGCGGTCGCCAACGAGCTCATCGACGTCCACGGCGGCCTCTACGAGGGGTTCGAACAGGCCGCGATCCACGGCCACAAAGCCCTGACGGAGACCGACCTCTCCGAGGAGGAGGTCGAGGCGATCGTCGAGACCGCCCGCGAGAACGTCTCGGTGCCGTACGTCACCGTCACGGGCTACGTCGACCTGGTCTGCTCGGCCGAGGGCGGCGTCGACGCCGTCAAGGAGGCGCTGCAGGCCGCCGAGGGCAACGGCGAGGTGGGCAACGAGATCGACCTCGAGGTCACCTACGTCGGCGCGCCCGAGTACCGCATCCGGGTCCAGGCGCCGAACTACAAGACCGCCGAGTCCGAGCTCGAGGAGAGCGCCGCACGCGCGAGCGAGGCGATCGCCGAGCTCGGCGGCAGCGGCGAGTTCCACCGCGAGCGACGCACCGACGACGAGTAA
- a CDS encoding RNA-protein complex protein Nop10 encodes MKSDIRVCSEWRASHDRPVYTLSSECPDCGAEAVNSAPAPFSPEDRYGEYRRALKRRGRE; translated from the coding sequence ATGAAGTCGGACATCCGGGTCTGTAGCGAGTGGCGCGCGAGCCACGATCGCCCGGTGTACACGCTTTCTTCGGAGTGTCCCGACTGCGGGGCCGAGGCCGTAAACAGCGCGCCAGCGCCCTTCTCGCCCGAGGACCGCTATGGCGAGTACCGACGCGCACTTAAGCGCCGAGGGCGCGAATGA